The Methanomicrobiales archaeon genome has a segment encoding these proteins:
- the hisH gene encoding imidazole glycerol phosphate synthase subunit HisH, producing the protein MARVAIVDYGLGNLRSVRRGLERAGARVVVTADRDCIEAADGIVLPGVGAFREGMEMLGCLKSTVVRVSRDVPLLGICLGMQMLMDESEEHGRNAGLGLVPGRVRRFPSAAGMKVPHMGWNTIHVEEDDPLFEGLSRDEYVYFVHSYYAETVPAHTLTTTEYILPFASSVRCGQTYGVQFHPEKSGSAGLRILENFIHLL; encoded by the coding sequence ATGGCTAGGGTGGCGATCGTCGACTACGGTCTCGGCAACCTGCGGAGCGTGAGGAGGGGGCTGGAGCGGGCCGGGGCAAGAGTCGTTGTCACCGCGGATCGGGACTGCATTGAGGCGGCCGACGGGATTGTCCTCCCCGGTGTTGGTGCGTTCCGCGAGGGGATGGAGATGCTGGGATGCCTGAAGTCGACGGTTGTGCGGGTATCAAGGGACGTGCCTCTCCTCGGTATCTGCCTGGGAATGCAGATGCTGATGGACGAGAGCGAGGAGCACGGGCGCAACGCCGGGCTGGGCCTGGTTCCGGGACGCGTGCGGCGGTTTCCGTCGGCAGCCGGGATGAAGGTGCCGCACATGGGCTGGAACACCATCCACGTAGAGGAGGACGACCCTCTCTTCGAGGGGCTCTCTCGGGACGAGTACGTCTACTTCGTCCACTCCTACTACGCGGAGACCGTTCCCGCCCATACCCTCACCACCACCGAGTACATCCTCCCCTTCGCATCCTCTGTCCGCTGTGGGCAGACCTACGGCGTGCAGTTCCACCCGGAGAAGAGCGGATCCGCGGGGCTGCGGATCCTGGAGAACTTCATCCATCTCCTGTGA
- a CDS encoding helix-turn-helix domain-containing protein — protein MAENLVVLKPGDDRAQKIAKAISSKTANDILTLLREGGHTSSQIAEKLSLPITTIQYHMENLLDAEMLEVVEKRWSRKGREVKVYGLRDQLVIVAPQATDIRSLLLKYASLFCCLVAASIVAFAVASLIPGADLAPQNFVEKTAAPSEDRLLGVAAASEPDAASPTNPYLSLILSFFVGGVAVLIALILYELLVRRRAIRWAGSV, from the coding sequence ATGGCTGAAAATCTGGTTGTGTTAAAGCCCGGCGACGACCGGGCGCAGAAGATCGCCAAGGCGATCTCGAGCAAGACGGCCAACGATATCCTGACGCTTCTGCGGGAGGGGGGGCATACCTCAAGCCAGATCGCCGAGAAACTCTCCCTCCCGATCACCACCATCCAGTACCACATGGAGAACCTGCTTGATGCGGAGATGCTGGAGGTGGTCGAGAAGCGATGGAGCCGCAAGGGGCGGGAGGTGAAGGTGTACGGGCTGCGCGACCAGCTTGTGATCGTGGCGCCGCAGGCAACGGATATCCGCTCCCTGCTCCTGAAGTACGCGTCGCTCTTCTGCTGCCTGGTGGCGGCGAGCATCGTCGCGTTTGCCGTTGCCTCCCTCATTCCCGGGGCGGATCTCGCGCCGCAGAACTTCGTGGAGAAGACGGCTGCGCCTTCAGAGGACCGGCTCCTGGGCGTGGCGGCCGCTTCCGAACCCGACGCCGCATCCCCGACTAATCCCTATCTATCCCTGATCCTGTCGTTCTTCGTCGGCGGCGTGGCGGTCCTGATCGCGCTCATCCTCTACGAGCTTCTGGTCCGCAGACGGGCGATCCGGTGGGCTGGATCGGTCTGA